CATTGTTACTTATGGCGAAGGTTGGCACAACAACCATCACACATACCCTAACGTAGCCAAAGCTGGGTTCCAGTGGTGGGAGATTGATGTAACTTGGTGGAGTATTAAATTATTACAAACTCTAGGTTTAGCAAAGAAAGTAGTTTTACCACCAACAAAAAGTATAAATCAAGGAAGAATGACTCTTTCATGATTAAGCAACCAACGCTTGCGCTCTAGTCCTCCTGCATATCCTGTGAGTAAACTGTTTGCACCAATGACTCGATGACAAGGAAGGACTATCGCAATTGGGTTAAGTGAATTTGCCAAGCCGACAGCACGAGCAGCAGTCGGCTTATTAATTTTTGCTGCTAACTCACCGTAAGATATGGTAGTTCCCCAAGGGATAGTTTGCAGCGCCAGCCATACTTGCTGTTGAAAAGGAGTTCCCCCAGTATCTACAGGAATATTATTTAAGCTGTGGCGATCGCCTTTTAGATAAGCTTGAACTAGGCTACTAAATCCCTGCGGATTCTTTGTCTCTTGAAAATAGAAGCTAGGATAACGTTTTTGCAGCAGTTTCAACATTCTTTGCTCATAGTCTGCAAAATCCAAAGCGCAAAGTTTTTCCCCATCAGAGACAATTAAAATCGTGCCAATTTCTGAACTGATTTTATCAATAAATAGTTTTACCAAATCAACCATGCGACTAGTCTTAGGGTAGTTCATTTCGTTAAATTTTTATGACATAAATCTAGTAAGCCAACCTAAATATTGTCAACTAATCAAAATATTTATATGCAATATCCCCCAGCACCCTGGACACTAAAAGGTTATGCTATCCAAACTCTACATTTAGTAGATATAGACAAAGTACGCTTACTCCTTCCCCCTGAGTTAAACCCATTTTCTCTATGGCCTGGTAAAGCGATCGCTAGCGTATATTTATCGTATTACAGTTCTGATTCTGTAATGGAATACAGTGAGTTAATTGTAGCCTTAGCTGTAACGGCTGATAAGGGATTTGGTGGTTGGGTATCTCACATTTATGTAGATAATGAAAACTCTGTAGCTGGCGGTCGAGAAATTTGGGGATTACCAAAAGAATTTGCACAATTCACTTGGCAAGAAAAATCTGTAACAGTCCGTCAAGGAAACCAACATCTTTGTACTTTAAACTTTAACCAACCCAGCTTCGCATGGCGACAAACACTAGCTGCACCCGGTTTTAGTAAACTTGATCATAATTTGCTAACCTTTACAGCTAAATTTGAGGGTTTAATAGGTTTTGTAGGCGCTAATTTAGAAGTGCCTAATACCAGTCCTTTTTCCAGCATAGGTTTAAGTCAACCTTTTGTTACTGTGCGTTATGACCAAATGACCTTACAAGTAGATGCACCAAAAGTCATTAGTCATTAGTCATTAGTCATTAGTTATTCTTC
Above is a genomic segment from Nostoc sp. MS1 containing:
- a CDS encoding methylated-DNA--[protein]-cysteine S-methyltransferase; this translates as MNYPKTSRMVDLVKLFIDKISSEIGTILIVSDGEKLCALDFADYEQRMLKLLQKRYPSFYFQETKNPQGFSSLVQAYLKGDRHSLNNIPVDTGGTPFQQQVWLALQTIPWGTTISYGELAAKINKPTAARAVGLANSLNPIAIVLPCHRVIGANSLLTGYAGGLERKRWLLNHERVILP
- a CDS encoding acetoacetate decarboxylase family protein; translation: MQYPPAPWTLKGYAIQTLHLVDIDKVRLLLPPELNPFSLWPGKAIASVYLSYYSSDSVMEYSELIVALAVTADKGFGGWVSHIYVDNENSVAGGREIWGLPKEFAQFTWQEKSVTVRQGNQHLCTLNFNQPSFAWRQTLAAPGFSKLDHNLLTFTAKFEGLIGFVGANLEVPNTSPFSSIGLSQPFVTVRYDQMTLQVDAPKVISH